A region of the Gemmatimonadota bacterium genome:
CTGATGGGTCGCGTCGAGCCCGGTGATGGATTCGGGGTGGTTACCGACCTGCTGGGTGACCGGCGGGAGGAGATCGTTTCCACCCAGTCCGGCCACGTGCTGGTGCTGCGCACCTTCAACCGTGTCCACGAGGGCGAGACGATCGCGGCGGTGCTGGAGGTCTGAGCGATCAGATTAGAGGAGAGATTGAGTCAAACAGCCATCAATAGCTCAGTAAGGTTACGCCCTATAGTCGGGGGAGGCAGTTCCTTGTTTTCTTGCTGTGCGATCTCAAGCCATTCGTCGACGATTTGGCAGAGTTGGCGGTAAACTTCCGTTTCTTCGTCACCGTGGCAGCAGGGACCAATGATTCCAGGGCAATAGCCGATGTAACACTCATCCTCATTCGACCACTCGACGATTTTAATGTAGCGCGCGCTCGTTGTCATTTGAGCGACTCCTCGATGTTTCTCATTACCACCTTTTCCTGGTAGGGTTTGACGTCATCGCCCGGATTCCCTGAAACTACCACTCTCATCCCTCTAGGATGTTCGAAATTCCTGTGGTTACCTTTCCCGCCTCTGTCGATGAATCCAGCCTTTTCCAGGTCTCGGATTAGTTCCCTGATCTTTCTCGGCATGAGTGGAAACCAATTCTGTTGAGTAACGTAGCGTAGACTGCCGCCAGATGTCAATATCAATCCAAACGGCTTGAAATCGTGTTCCTAAGAGCGAATACCATTCGTCGTGCTTGACGCGTTACACATCGTGGTCATATCCTTAGTAGTCTGGATACAATGAAGATTCTCGACGGTCCTCCCTTGTTTTGCGGACTTGATTTCTGATTCGAACTGCGTTGGAATCGACTCATACTGGAAAACTCCATGATCCGTGACTCCTACTGGCTGGACATGCCCTACACGCCCTCCGATCCCCTGTCCGGGGACCTGGACGTGGACGTCGTCGTGATCGGCGGCGGCGTGACGGGGGTGACCGGCGCCCTGTTCCTGGCCGAGGGCGGCGCGCGCGTGGCGGTACTCGAGCGGCGGGAGATCGCTTCGGGCGCGACGGGCCGCAACGGGGGGTTCATGCTGGCCGGGACCCACGAGTACTACGCCGAGGCCGTGGAGGAACTGACGGACCTGTACGGCCCGGACGGCAGGAGGCTGGCCCGGGAGGCGTGGACGATCGCCCTCGAGAACCACGATCTGATGGCCGGTCTCATGAAGAAGTACGACATACAATGCGACTACTACCGGCACGGCAGTTTCGTGATCGCGATGAAACGGCCGGACCGCGGTTCTCACAGGAATCCGCTGGAACGCATCGCCCAGTCGTACCGCCTTCTCCAGGAGGATGGGTTCGAAGTGGCCTACCTGGACGAGGAGGAACTCTACGAGATCAAGCGTAGCCCGCTCCTGGCAGGCGCCTTCTGGAACAAGTTCGACGGCGAACTCCATCCGGTCAAATACGTGCGAGGTCTCGCGGCCGCCGCGGGGGGGCTGGGCGTCCGGTTCTTCGAAAACACGGCCGTCACCGGGGTCGAGCGGAAAGACCGCGGACTGCTCGTGCATACGCCCGGTGGAAGGATCCGGACACAGCAGGTGCTCCTCGGGATGAACGCCTACACGCCGCAACTCGATGCGCGGTACGAGCGGCGCATCATCCCCCACCGGGGGCAGGTCTTCACGACGGAACCCGTCTCCGAGCGGCTGTTCAACGGCGTCTTCTACGCCAACGATGGCTGGGAATTCTGGCGGCAGCTGCACGACGGGCCCGGGGAGGGCGGCCGACTGCTGTTCGGCGGGGGCCGGAATCACCACATCCGCGCCGAGCGGGGATTCCACTTCCTGCGGCGCCGAAGCCGGCCGGGCCAGCCGGTCCGGACGTACCGGGGGTACAAGGAGCGTCCCACGCGGGCGGTTCAGCGGACGAACGACCGGGCATTCAACAGCGCCTTCCCGCACCTGGCCAATCTCGGCCGCTCCCACCGCTGGGGCGGCGTCATGGGCTTCTCCTACGACAGCAGCCCCTTCGTCGGCGAGACGGAAACGCCGGGCGTACACATCGTCGCCGGATTCACGGGCCGGGGCAATGCCTACGCCACGGTGGCGGCGCGCATGCTCAGCGACCGGTTGCTGGGCAGGCCCCCAACCCTGGAACGCCGGTTCGAGACGGTGAAGCGGGTTTTCGATCCTTTGCGCGGAGGGATCGACGCGGAAAACCGGCGCCGGTAAGCCCCGTCCGGGTATCAGCGTAAGCCCGCCTATGCGAACTGGTGGAAGTGCCGGGTCATGCGCCGTTCAACCTGCCTGAGCAGGATGGAGAGGGACAGGCAGAGCAGGAAGTACACGAAGGCCACCAGCAGCCACACCTCGAAGAGCAGCCCGCTCGAATTGGCGATTTCCGAACCGACGAAGGTCAGTTCCTGGACGGAGATGAGGGAGACGATGGACGAATCCTTCACCAGGGAGATGTACTGGCCCGTCAGCGGCGGCGCGATGCGGGCCAGTGCCTGGGGAAAGATGACGAACCGGTAGCGGTCCAGGACCGGTATACCCAGGCTTTCCCCGGCCTCCCACTGGCCGCGGGGAATGGCGGCCAGGCCTGCCCGGACGACTTCGGCGATGTACGCGGCGCTGATGGAGGATATGCACAGCACGCCGGAGACCAGGTTCTCCCAGAGCGCCGGGGGGCCGAAGAGGAAGCGCTGCCATCCCGATGCTTCCTCCGCGGGCCGGCTGAACAGGGCGTCCAGGCCCAGCAGGGGCATCAACTGGCTGCTGATGAAGAAGTAGAAGATGAAGATGAACACCAGGGGCGGGATGTTGCGCAGGATCTGGATGTAGGTCCCGCAGAACATGCGCAGCGTGCGCCCCCCTGCGTACCTGCCCACACCGATCAGCACGCCCAGTATGCTGGCCAATACCGCCCCCCAGAGACTGAGCCGCAGGGTCGCGTAGATCCCCGTCAGGAAAAAGGGCGTTTCGCCAGCGTCGCCGGTGGCAAAGACGGTCGAAAGCGCCTGGGGCCAGTCCCAGCGGTACGCTACGCCGATGGCCGAACGGTACCACATCCAGCCGGCCGCCGCGACCAATCCCACCAGCAGGATCCCGTCCAGCCGATTGAACCGGAACCGGCTTTTCCTTTGACCGATCATCGACATCATGCACCCGCCCTTCGCCGTTCGGCCATGGCCGCCGCGGTGGAAAGGGCAAGGGTCACGGCCAGGTAGATCGCGGCCACGGTCAGCCAGATCTCGAAGGTCAGGAAGGTGTCCGCGATGAGGTTCCGGCCCTGCGTGGTGAGGTCGAAGATGGCGATGACGCTGACGATCGAGGAGTTCTTCACGAGCGATACCGCCTCGTTGGTGAGCGGCGGCAGCATGTTCCGGAGCACCTGCGGCAGGATGACGTACCGGTAGTTGTCAAGGCGCGTCAGTCCCAGGCTCTCCCCCGCCTCGACCTGCCCTCTTGGTATGGCCCGCAGGCCGGCCCGGAAGATCTCGGACGTGTACGCGCCCTGGAACGCGGCGAGGCACGCGATCGCCGTCGTGGTCTGTCCCCAGCCGAGGATCGGGCCGAGGACGAAGTACATCACGTAGAGCTGGATCAGCAGGGGGGTGTTGCGGATCAGTTCCAGGTACCCGCGGGCGAGTCCGCGCCCCACCACGGAGGAAGACAGCCGCAGGAGCGCGGTCGCGAGCCCGATGACGAGGGTCAGGATGAGGCTGAGGACGGATATTTCGAGGGTGACGAAGAGGCCCTGGATCAGCGGGCCGGCGGCCCAGGCGCCGTTATCGGACGTGAACAGGAAGTCGTCCACCCGGTACCACTGCCACCGGTAGTTGATGTTCTCGGCGCCGCGCATGACCGCGAAGACGAGGATGCCTGCGATGGCCGCCGGCTGGATCCAGTTCGACAGTGCACGCCTGACCCACGGCCTGCGGAATGGCCCGATCACGCCGAAGCCTCGTAGTGGAGGATCTGGTTGAGGAAGGCCCGGGTCCGTTCTTCCCTGGGCGCGTCGAAGAAGACGTCCGGCGCGGCGCTTTCGACGATCTCGCCGTGGTCCATGAA
Encoded here:
- a CDS encoding amino acid ABC transporter permease yields the protein MSMIGQRKSRFRFNRLDGILLVGLVAAAGWMWYRSAIGVAYRWDWPQALSTVFATGDAGETPFFLTGIYATLRLSLWGAVLASILGVLIGVGRYAGGRTLRMFCGTYIQILRNIPPLVFIFIFYFFISSQLMPLLGLDALFSRPAEEASGWQRFLFGPPALWENLVSGVLCISSISAAYIAEVVRAGLAAIPRGQWEAGESLGIPVLDRYRFVIFPQALARIAPPLTGQYISLVKDSSIVSLISVQELTFVGSEIANSSGLLFEVWLLVAFVYFLLCLSLSILLRQVERRMTRHFHQFA
- a CDS encoding amino acid ABC transporter permease, translating into MRGAENINYRWQWYRVDDFLFTSDNGAWAAGPLIQGLFVTLEISVLSLILTLVIGLATALLRLSSSVVGRGLARGYLELIRNTPLLIQLYVMYFVLGPILGWGQTTTAIACLAAFQGAYTSEIFRAGLRAIPRGQVEAGESLGLTRLDNYRYVILPQVLRNMLPPLTNEAVSLVKNSSIVSVIAIFDLTTQGRNLIADTFLTFEIWLTVAAIYLAVTLALSTAAAMAERRRAGA
- a CDS encoding FAD-binding oxidoreductase, whose protein sequence is MIRDSYWLDMPYTPSDPLSGDLDVDVVVIGGGVTGVTGALFLAEGGARVAVLERREIASGATGRNGGFMLAGTHEYYAEAVEELTDLYGPDGRRLAREAWTIALENHDLMAGLMKKYDIQCDYYRHGSFVIAMKRPDRGSHRNPLERIAQSYRLLQEDGFEVAYLDEEELYEIKRSPLLAGAFWNKFDGELHPVKYVRGLAAAAGGLGVRFFENTAVTGVERKDRGLLVHTPGGRIRTQQVLLGMNAYTPQLDARYERRIIPHRGQVFTTEPVSERLFNGVFYANDGWEFWRQLHDGPGEGGRLLFGGGRNHHIRAERGFHFLRRRSRPGQPVRTYRGYKERPTRAVQRTNDRAFNSAFPHLANLGRSHRWGGVMGFSYDSSPFVGETETPGVHIVAGFTGRGNAYATVAARMLSDRLLGRPPTLERRFETVKRVFDPLRGGIDAENRRR
- a CDS encoding addiction module toxin, HicA family; translation: MPRKIRELIRDLEKAGFIDRGGKGNHRNFEHPRGMRVVVSGNPGDDVKPYQEKVVMRNIEESLK